The following nucleotide sequence is from Acidimicrobiales bacterium.
GGACGGCGGCCGAGGTCGGCGGGCCGGCCACGTCCACCTCCTCGACAGCGAGGCCGGGGGCGACGGACGCGACGGCGGCGGCGATCCCCGGCGTCCGCACGGCCCGCAGCACGCCGGTGCCGTCCCGCCGGACGCCGGCGGCCACCGGCGGCCGCTTCGGGCCGAGGCGGACGGTGTCCTCCCTGGAGAGCAGCACCCGGACGGGGCGGCCGTGGTCGTCGGCCAGCCGGCGGGCGGCGGCTCCGGCCGGCGAGCCGAGCTTCCCGCCGAACGCCCCGCCGTTGGCCAGCGGCGATGCCGGCTCGCCGCCCGGCTCGCACCAGGAGGCGTCGGTCTCCAGGTAGGCGGGCTCGACCCAGGTCGTGCGCAGGGTGAGGTCCCAGTCGCCGGGCGGGAGGTCGAGGGGCGGGCGGGGCTCGACCGTCGTCCGCCGCCCCTGGATCTTGCCGGCCAGCGCCCTCGCCTCGGCCAGGGACTCGCCCACGGCCCACCCCCCGGCCCCGTCGGGGACGGCAACGAGCGCGCCGGGCGGGGCCGTGTCGTCGGCGAAGCCGGCCCGCCCGAGGGCGACGTCGGCCCCGACCCGCTGGGGCGAGCCGCCCTCGACCGTCGCCCGGCGGGCGGCGGCGTCGAGGTCCCGCCCGCCGAGGTCGACCGGGGCGGCGCCGGCGGCCAGCGACCAGGCGTCGAGGATGGTCCGCCACCCCGTGCACCGGCACAGGTGGGCGGCGAGGGCCCGCTCGGCGGCGGCCTCGGTCGCCGGCGCCATCCCGGCCAGGCGGACGACGATGCCCGGGGTGCAGAACCCGCACTGGCTGGCGCCGGTGGCGACGAACGCCGCCGCCCAGCGGTCCCGCTCGGCCGG
It contains:
- a CDS encoding 2Fe-2S iron-sulfur cluster-binding protein, with protein sequence MSEPSRPAGVAFEVDGRAVTVPDDGGTLLDALRERLGVRSPKDGCSPQGQCGCCTVLVDGSPRVACVTPVRRVAGRRVTTADGLDPAERDRWAAAFVATGASQCGFCTPGIVVRLAGMAPATEAAAERALAAHLCRCTGWRTILDAWSLAAGAAPVDLGGRDLDAAARRATVEGGSPQRVGADVALGRAGFADDTAPPGALVAVPDGAGGWAVGESLAEARALAGKIQGRRTTVEPRPPLDLPPGDWDLTLRTTWVEPAYLETDASWCEPGGEPASPLANGGAFGGKLGSPAGAAARRLADDHGRPVRVLLSREDTVRLGPKRPPVAAGVRRDGTGVLRAVRTPGIAAAVASVAPGLAVEEVDVAGPPTSAAVRAAGWAEAAVLLAAVRGEAAVVAPGGGRAEAEVRGGRVRVVVDAGDPLDEVVLRSYAVGAAHMAIGWVTSEGIAVDEDGRVHDLTIRSFGILRAMDTPPVDVEVVPGDGPAVNGSDAVFAAVAAAVWMEQGCPPEWPTGARVRGGTRA